Proteins from a genomic interval of Kribbella aluminosa:
- a CDS encoding type 1 glutamine amidotransferase, producing MIKTLRVAHLYPRDLNVYGDLGNVITLAKRLEWRGFRAEILPVEPGHFFDFSSVDLVFGGGGQNSAQAVNADDLLARGDELRKISADGVPMLLICGSYQLFGREFVDADGRRYPGLGIFRSSTTAGRHRMIGNIVVDSPFGQLVGFENHSGRTVLEEGQQALGTVRQGFGNNGGTGDEGAVVGNTIGTYLHGPALPKNPGLADHLLLCALHRRYGIEELEPLDDDLALRAATVAAARPQGRQTSLRPRRRRLHHLATALRRH from the coding sequence ATGATCAAGACGTTGCGGGTCGCGCACCTGTATCCCCGGGATCTCAACGTGTACGGGGATCTGGGAAATGTCATCACGCTGGCCAAACGGCTCGAATGGCGTGGATTCCGGGCCGAGATCCTGCCGGTCGAACCAGGCCACTTTTTCGACTTCTCGAGCGTCGACCTGGTGTTCGGCGGCGGCGGCCAGAATTCCGCGCAGGCCGTCAATGCGGACGATTTGCTCGCGCGCGGCGACGAATTGCGGAAGATATCCGCCGACGGGGTCCCGATGCTGCTGATCTGCGGGAGCTACCAGCTGTTCGGGCGGGAATTCGTCGACGCCGACGGACGACGTTATCCCGGGCTCGGGATCTTCCGCAGCAGCACCACCGCGGGCCGGCACCGGATGATCGGGAACATCGTGGTGGACAGCCCGTTCGGGCAGCTGGTCGGGTTCGAGAACCACTCGGGGCGGACGGTGCTCGAGGAAGGTCAGCAGGCCCTCGGCACGGTTCGGCAGGGGTTCGGCAACAACGGCGGCACCGGGGACGAGGGGGCCGTCGTCGGTAACACGATCGGCACGTACCTGCACGGGCCGGCGCTTCCGAAGAACCCGGGGCTCGCCGATCACCTGCTGCTCTGCGCACTGCACCGCCGGTACGGCATCGAGGAACTCGAACCGCTCGACGACGACCTGGCGCTCCGTGCGGCGACGGTCGCGGCTGCCCGCCCGCAAGGCCGGCAGACATCTCTCCGCCCACGCCGCAGACGCCTCCACCACCTGGCCACGGCCCTCCGGCGGCACTGA
- a CDS encoding ClpP family protease, with protein sequence MAEDMKPPLFNETARQRLFGQRIVVLDGNLDDDNGTLLATQILTLAAEDPDTDIAFWIHSLGGSVPSMLAIRDVMRLVPCDVSTLAIGLACSAGQFLLSAGTPGKRYALRHARVLMHQGSAGIGGSAVEIEIQANDLRHIRDTVLGLIASDTGQPFDVVHEDSLHDHWYTSEQAREYGFIDHIVESFDQVMPRREAA encoded by the coding sequence ATGGCAGAAGACATGAAACCGCCGCTGTTCAACGAGACCGCGCGGCAGCGGTTGTTCGGGCAGCGGATCGTCGTACTGGACGGAAACCTCGACGACGACAACGGGACCCTGCTGGCCACCCAGATCCTGACGCTGGCGGCCGAGGACCCCGACACGGACATCGCGTTCTGGATCCACTCGCTCGGTGGCTCGGTGCCGTCGATGCTGGCGATCCGGGACGTGATGCGGCTGGTGCCGTGCGACGTGTCGACGCTCGCGATCGGACTGGCCTGCAGCGCGGGACAGTTCCTGCTGTCGGCCGGTACACCGGGCAAACGGTACGCACTGCGGCACGCGCGGGTGCTGATGCACCAGGGCTCGGCCGGGATCGGCGGCTCCGCGGTGGAGATCGAGATCCAGGCGAACGACCTGCGACACATCCGGGACACCGTGCTCGGGCTGATCGCCAGCGACACCGGGCAACCGTTCGACGTCGTGCACGAGGACTCGTTGCACGACCACTGGTACACCTCGGAACAGGCCCGCGAGTACGGCTTCATCGACCACATCGTCGAATCGTTCGACCAGGTGATGCCACGGAGGGAGGCAGCATGA
- a CDS encoding serine hydrolase domain-containing protein, which yields MEFGGTCDPQDAGFDPERLAEAFGLIEARGVVAQLCVVRNGRVVVDRAFGCAPDALFWLFSASKPFVTVVIHQLVESGRLHLDDAVAAYWPEFAQNGKREITVRQVLRHRSGVSHAGSYLGEARAMSDWARSLRRIEDAKPRWPIGTVAYSPLAFGFVLAEVARRCSGFAIDELVRREVLEPLGLGDTYLGLPAEEWGRHVPIKASGPVGPFFQSMLNRRTTRAAVVPAAGISTTARDLATFYQGLLVGALLAPETLAVAAEPSSDGELDRTLQAPIRWSQGFQLGGPRSLDGADTPLGSLSSPRTFGHNGSNCCIGWADPDRRIAYAYLTNRVGHPKADLLHHAAVADKVLYAAT from the coding sequence ATGGAGTTCGGTGGCACCTGCGATCCACAGGACGCCGGCTTCGATCCCGAACGGCTCGCGGAGGCGTTCGGGCTGATCGAGGCGCGGGGTGTCGTCGCGCAGCTCTGCGTCGTCCGCAACGGGCGGGTGGTGGTGGACCGCGCGTTCGGGTGCGCACCCGACGCGTTGTTCTGGCTCTTCTCCGCGAGCAAGCCGTTCGTCACCGTCGTCATCCACCAGCTGGTCGAGTCCGGCCGGCTGCACCTCGACGACGCGGTGGCGGCGTACTGGCCGGAGTTCGCGCAGAACGGGAAGCGCGAGATCACCGTCCGGCAGGTGCTGCGGCACCGGTCCGGGGTGTCGCACGCCGGCTCGTACCTCGGCGAGGCGCGGGCGATGAGCGACTGGGCACGGTCGCTGCGGCGGATCGAGGACGCCAAGCCGCGCTGGCCGATCGGGACCGTCGCGTACAGCCCGTTGGCGTTCGGGTTCGTCCTCGCCGAGGTCGCGCGCCGGTGCAGCGGCTTCGCGATCGACGAGCTGGTACGGCGGGAGGTGCTCGAGCCGCTCGGGCTCGGCGACACGTACCTCGGGCTGCCCGCCGAGGAGTGGGGCCGGCACGTCCCGATCAAGGCGAGTGGTCCGGTGGGGCCGTTCTTCCAGTCGATGCTGAACCGGCGGACTACCCGTGCGGCCGTCGTACCGGCGGCCGGGATCTCGACGACGGCCCGGGACCTGGCGACGTTCTACCAGGGGTTGCTGGTGGGTGCGCTGCTGGCCCCGGAGACGCTCGCGGTTGCGGCGGAGCCGAGCAGCGACGGCGAGCTGGATCGGACCCTGCAGGCGCCGATCCGGTGGTCGCAGGGCTTTCAGCTGGGCGGACCGCGGTCGCTCGACGGCGCGGACACGCCGCTCGGGTCGCTGAGCAGCCCGCGGACGTTCGGCCACAACGGCAGCAACTGCTGCATCGGCTGGGCCGACCCGGACCGCCGGATCGCGTACGCGTACCTGACGAACCGCGTCGGCCACCCGAAGGCCGACCTGCTGCATCACGCCGCCGTCGCGGACAAGGTGCTGTACGCCGCTACCTAG
- a CDS encoding alpha/beta fold hydrolase: protein MTISHEATGNGPDLLLVHAGVADSRMWARQVAELQAGHRVITLDLRGYGDTPSARKYSDAGDVLAVLEELGAKDVTAVGASFGGYVVQQVASRRPDLFARLVLICAPTDNVEPDDDLRALWTAEEALLEAGDVDGATDLMVRHWIGPEADDEARELLREMQKHAYAVQLAAGDVDNEEWPVEPEKLTVPVRLITGGHDYRFFTDCADYLAERLPGSERVHLPWAGHLPTLERPAEALTFAS from the coding sequence ATGACGATTTCTCATGAGGCAACCGGGAACGGCCCGGATCTGCTGCTGGTCCACGCAGGTGTCGCCGACTCGCGGATGTGGGCGCGGCAGGTGGCGGAACTGCAGGCCGGCCACCGCGTGATCACCCTCGACCTGCGCGGGTACGGCGACACGCCGTCGGCCCGGAAGTACTCCGACGCCGGCGACGTGCTCGCGGTCCTCGAGGAGCTCGGCGCCAAGGACGTGACGGCGGTCGGGGCCTCGTTCGGCGGGTACGTCGTACAGCAGGTGGCGAGCCGGCGGCCGGACCTGTTCGCGCGGCTGGTGCTGATCTGCGCGCCGACCGACAACGTGGAACCCGACGACGACCTGCGCGCGCTGTGGACCGCGGAGGAAGCGCTCCTCGAGGCCGGCGACGTCGACGGCGCGACCGACCTGATGGTTCGGCACTGGATCGGCCCGGAAGCCGACGACGAGGCCCGCGAACTGCTGCGGGAGATGCAGAAGCACGCGTACGCCGTACAACTGGCCGCCGGCGACGTCGACAACGAGGAATGGCCGGTCGAGCCGGAGAAGCTCACCGTCCCGGTGCGGCTGATCACCGGCGGGCACGACTACCGGTTCTTCACCGACTGCGCGGACTACCTCGCGGAGCGGCTCCCCGGCTCCGAGCGGGTGCACCTCCCCTGGGCCGGGCATCTGCCCACCCTCGAGCGTCCCGCCGAGGCATTAACATTTGCTTCCTGA
- a CDS encoding Mur ligase family protein — translation MRETAAIALARTVATLSRRLGRGGRTLPGVIVGKIAPNLPRKLAGQLPGGCILVTGTNGKTTTTKLLVAALRRSGESVLTNDSGANLRSGVVSALLSAADLRGRIRATVGVFEVDEASLRLVAPELRPRHIVVLNLFRDQLDRYGEVDTTAALLAEGIAATDARLYLNADDARVASLAAAASGPDRVSYFGVEQLPDRLTDARSAVDSDRCPSCGERLRFDRIFYSHLGHYSCPNGDFDRPRPDVTVTDVVHADLDGTEFTVSAGGVRRQVRCGLSGTYNLYNALAAVSVAAGLGVDPAVTAEAVRTTEAAFGRVEKTEVQGRTLWLLLIKNPAGFAQVLDTFLIGRTQPQVMIAVNDLPADGRDVSWLWDVPLEALSASRPEVVTAGTRAAEMALRLHYAGTEAAVASSVDDGISRLLEGLPPGGDGYILPTYTAMLQVRRALRGRQEAA, via the coding sequence ATGCGAGAAACGGCTGCGATCGCCCTTGCCCGGACCGTGGCCACGCTCAGCCGCCGCCTCGGCCGCGGGGGCCGGACGCTGCCCGGCGTGATCGTCGGAAAAATAGCACCGAACTTGCCCCGGAAATTGGCCGGACAATTACCAGGTGGCTGCATTCTGGTAACCGGCACGAACGGAAAGACGACGACCACCAAACTGCTGGTCGCCGCGCTCCGGCGCAGCGGCGAGTCCGTGCTCACGAACGACTCCGGCGCGAACCTGCGCAGCGGCGTCGTCTCGGCGCTGCTCTCGGCAGCGGACCTGCGCGGGCGGATCCGCGCGACCGTCGGGGTGTTCGAGGTCGACGAGGCAAGCCTGCGCCTGGTCGCGCCGGAGCTCCGGCCGCGGCACATCGTGGTCCTGAACCTGTTCCGCGACCAGCTCGACCGGTACGGCGAAGTCGACACCACGGCCGCGCTGCTCGCGGAAGGCATCGCGGCCACGGACGCCCGGCTGTACCTGAACGCCGACGACGCACGGGTCGCGAGCCTGGCCGCCGCCGCGAGCGGACCGGATCGGGTCAGCTACTTCGGGGTCGAGCAACTGCCGGACCGGCTGACCGATGCCCGGTCCGCGGTCGACTCGGACCGGTGCCCGAGCTGTGGCGAACGGTTACGGTTCGACCGGATCTTCTACAGCCATCTCGGCCACTACAGCTGCCCGAACGGCGACTTCGACCGGCCCCGGCCGGACGTCACGGTCACCGACGTGGTGCACGCGGACCTCGACGGCACGGAGTTCACGGTGTCGGCCGGCGGCGTACGCCGGCAGGTCCGGTGCGGGTTGTCCGGGACGTACAACCTCTACAACGCGCTGGCCGCGGTGAGCGTGGCGGCCGGGCTGGGCGTGGACCCCGCGGTGACGGCGGAGGCGGTGCGGACCACCGAGGCCGCATTCGGGCGGGTCGAGAAGACCGAGGTGCAGGGCCGGACGCTGTGGCTGCTGCTGATCAAGAATCCGGCAGGGTTCGCGCAGGTGCTGGACACCTTCCTGATCGGGCGGACGCAGCCGCAGGTCATGATCGCCGTCAACGACCTGCCTGCCGATGGTCGCGACGTGTCCTGGTTGTGGGACGTACCGCTGGAGGCGTTGTCGGCGAGCCGGCCGGAGGTCGTCACCGCCGGTACACGGGCGGCCGAGATGGCGTTGCGGCTGCACTACGCCGGGACCGAGGCGGCGGTGGCCTCCAGCGTCGACGACGGCATCTCCCGGTTGCTGGAAGGGCTGCCGCCAGGCGGGGACGGGTACATCCTGCCGACCTACACCGCGATGCTGCAGGTACGCCGGGCACTCCGCGGCCGTCAGGAGGCAGCATGA
- a CDS encoding PIG-L deacetylase family protein: protein MTEPRPDDEIERILVVVAHPDDIDFGGAGTVALWTKAGIEVQYCIVTDGQAGGFEPDRDRAEIPAVRRAEQTAAAHQVGVHDLHFLGYQDGAVEPTAELVRDISRVIRKVRPQRLLTQSPERSWHRLQVSHPDHLAAAEATVRAFYPAAGNPYAYPELTEEAWDVGELWMMDHPTANHYVDITDTFDRKIAALMSHTSQHRDPGGLRTGIRANFARVAGTAGFPAGHYAEAFTVVRL from the coding sequence GTGACCGAACCACGACCCGATGACGAGATCGAACGCATCCTCGTGGTGGTCGCACACCCCGACGACATCGACTTCGGCGGCGCCGGCACGGTCGCGCTGTGGACCAAGGCCGGCATCGAGGTGCAGTACTGCATCGTCACCGACGGGCAGGCGGGCGGCTTCGAACCGGACCGCGACCGGGCCGAGATCCCCGCCGTACGGCGGGCCGAGCAGACCGCCGCCGCGCACCAGGTCGGCGTCCACGACCTGCACTTCCTCGGGTACCAGGACGGCGCCGTGGAGCCGACCGCCGAACTGGTCCGCGACATCAGCCGGGTGATCCGCAAGGTCCGCCCGCAACGGCTCTTGACCCAGTCCCCCGAGCGCTCGTGGCACCGCCTGCAGGTCTCGCACCCCGACCACCTGGCCGCGGCCGAGGCGACCGTCCGCGCGTTCTACCCGGCGGCCGGCAACCCGTACGCGTACCCGGAGCTGACCGAGGAGGCGTGGGACGTCGGCGAGCTGTGGATGATGGACCACCCGACCGCGAACCACTACGTCGACATCACCGACACGTTCGACCGGAAGATCGCCGCGCTGATGTCGCACACCAGCCAGCACCGCGACCCCGGCGGTCTCCGGACCGGTATCCGGGCCAACTTCGCCCGGGTCGCCGGCACCGCCGGATTCCCCGCCGGCCACTACGCGGAAGCCTTCACGGTCGTCCGCCTGTAA
- a CDS encoding ClpP family protease, whose translation MSSYTIPNVIASHPRGERIMDVYSHLLTERIVYLGTPIDSGVANAIIAQLLHLETDSPEAEINLYINCEGGDMSAMLAIYDTMRYIQAPVATYGVGQAISAGAVLLAGGTAGRRAILPHARVVLHQPAGRGQGTIPDLILQADEVVRVRGQVEEILARHTGQTVERLRHDTDRDHVLTAEGAKAYGIVDHVIAEHLPTPALV comes from the coding sequence ATGAGCAGCTACACGATTCCGAACGTGATCGCGTCGCACCCGCGGGGTGAGCGGATCATGGACGTCTACTCGCATCTGCTGACCGAGCGGATCGTGTACCTCGGGACGCCGATCGACTCCGGCGTCGCGAACGCGATCATCGCGCAGCTGCTGCACCTGGAGACGGACAGTCCCGAGGCGGAGATCAACCTCTACATCAACTGCGAGGGCGGCGACATGTCCGCCATGCTGGCGATCTACGACACCATGCGATACATCCAGGCGCCGGTCGCGACGTACGGCGTCGGGCAGGCGATCTCGGCCGGGGCCGTGCTGCTGGCCGGCGGCACCGCGGGGCGGCGCGCGATCCTGCCGCACGCGCGGGTCGTGCTGCACCAGCCGGCCGGGCGCGGCCAGGGCACCATCCCGGACCTGATCCTGCAGGCCGACGAGGTGGTGCGGGTCCGCGGCCAGGTCGAGGAGATCCTCGCCCGGCACACCGGCCAGACCGTCGAACGCCTCCGCCACGACACCGACCGCGACCACGTCCTCACCGCCGAGGGCGCCAAGGCGTACGGCATCGTCGACCACGTCATCGCCGAACACCTCCCGACCCCGGCGCTCGTGTAG